One part of the Vitis riparia cultivar Riparia Gloire de Montpellier isolate 1030 chromosome 15, EGFV_Vit.rip_1.0, whole genome shotgun sequence genome encodes these proteins:
- the LOC117932769 gene encoding phospholipase A(1) DAD1, chloroplastic-like: MRLTVRNSVVLHQSFESSIVPVNSAKLGKKWMEYQGLNNWDGLLDPLDDTLRNEILRYGKFVEAAYRSFDFDPDSPTYATCKFSRNSLLKRSEIGYTGYKLTKNLHATCGVRLPRWVDRTPAWMSTQSCWIGYVAVCQDKEEIARLGRRDVVIAFRGTATGMEWVENLRATLTSLVGSTNNGGPMVESGFWSLYTSKLPTCPSLQEMVRDEIGRVIRLYGDEPLSITITGHSLGAALATLSAYDIATTFDHAPMVTVVSFGGPRVGNTSFRCQMEKSGTKILRIVNSDDVITKVPGFVIDNNDMAVQAAGLPSWLRKPVEAMQLGYADVGQELRLSSRESPYLNKNNVAACHDLKTYLHLVNGFVSSTCPFRATATRMLERQSREKAFI; this comes from the coding sequence ATGAGGCTGACAGTGAGAAACTCAGTCGTCCTTCACCAGTCATTTGAATCCAGTATCGTCCCAGTTAATTCAGCTAAGCTCGGGAAGAAATGGATGGAGTATCAAGGTCTCAACAACTGGGACGGCTTGCTTGATCCTCTCGACGACACTCTCCGAAACGAGATTCTCCGATACGGCAAGTTTGTGGAAGCTGCGTATCGCTCCTTCGACTTCGACCCCGATTCTCCCACCTACGCCACCTGCAAATTTTCCCGAAATTCTTTGCTGAAACGCTCTGAAATCGGGTATACCGGCTACAAGCTCACCAAAAATTTACATGCCACCTGTGGGGTGCGCCTGCCACGCTGGGTTGATAGGACTCCTGCTTGGATGTCCACTCAGTCCTGCTGGATTGGTTACGTGGCAGTATGCCAGGACAAGGAAGAGATCGCCCGATTGGGACGCCGTGACGTCGTCATTGCTTTCAGAGGCACCGCCACGGGTATGGAGTGGGTTGAGAATCTACGCGCCACCCTCACCTCCTTGGTGGGTTCCACTAACAACGGCGGCCCCATGGTGGAGAGTGGCTTTTGGAGTCTTTACACCTCCAAGCTACCCACGTGTCCGAGCCTGCAGGAGATGGTGAGGGACGAAATTGGGAGGGTCATCAGATTGTACGGCGATGAACCGCTCAGCATCACGATCACCGGGCACAGCCTCGGCGCTGCCCTGGCCACTCTCTCGGCCTACGACATCGCCACCACTTTCGACCACGCGCCGATGGTGACGGTGGTTTCCTTTGGTGGGCCTCGTGTCGGGAATACGAGCTTCCGGTGCCAGATGGAGAAGAGTGGAACCAAGATACTTCGGATTGTGAACTCCGATGACGTCATCACCAAGGTTCCGGGCTTCGTGATTGACAACAATGACATGGCTGTCCAGGCGGCAGGGCTGCCAAGCTGGCTGCGGAAGCCCGTGGAGGCCATGCAGTTGGGGTATGCTGACGTGGGGCAGGAGCTGAGACTGAGCAGCAGAGAGTCGCCGTACCTGAATAAAAACAATGTTGCAGCGTGTCACGATCTGAAGACGTACCTTCACTTAGTGAACGGTTTTGTGAGCTCCACGTGTCCTTTCAGAGCAACGGCGACGAGGATGCTGGAAAGGCAAAGTAGAGAAAAAGCTTTTATTTGA